In Gadus macrocephalus chromosome 11, ASM3116895v1, a single genomic region encodes these proteins:
- the apom gene encoding apolipoprotein M gives MTHLPTRTPNGFKFFQYLDQGVTMPTELASLLLYVYSLWVAVSQPCPNYTALSADSLNPKEYLGRWYFLAAVSGGEDELQMFRMMDSSVFTMQTTAVPQTILLNGDMRIGQNCKRASWTYNILSGRDDLQLQGRPQRQTFLRAGEQHNCSDCIVLQEVEPAALNRYMLYGREKVVPEDVIKDFQEIFACQGMTAFFRLPQTQELCS, from the exons ATGACACACTTACCCACCAGAACTCCAAACGGCTTCAAGTTCTTCCAGTATCTGGACCAGGGTGTAACCATGCCGACAGAACTGGCCTCCCTCCTGCTCTACGTCTACAGTTTGTGGGTCGCGGTCTCCCAGCCCTGCCCAAACTACACCGCCTTGTCCGCAGACAGCCTCAACCCAAAGGAG taCCTTGGGAGGTGGTATTTCTTAGCAGCTGTGAGTGGGGGGGAGGATGAGCTCCAGATGTTCAGGATGATGGACAGCAGCGTGTTCACCATGCAGACAACCGCTGTCCCCCAAACCATACTGCTGAACGGGGACATGCGCat AGGACAGAACTGTAAGAGAGCTTCGTGGACCTACAACATCCTCTCAGGCCGAGATGACCTGCAGCTACAAG gaaGGCCCCAGCGCCAGACGTTCCTCCGGGCCGGGGAGCAGCACAACTGCTCCGACTGCATTGTCCTGCAGGAAGTAGAGCCGGCCGCGCTCAACAGATACATGCTCTATG GTAGAGAGAAAGTTGTACCTGAGGACGTGATTAAAGATTTCCAGGAGATATTCGCATGTCAGGGAATGACGGCGTTCTTCAGACTTCCTCAGACCCAAG AGCTGTGCAGCTAA
- the LOC132467714 gene encoding apolipoprotein M-like, whose amino-acid sequence MMTHLPTRTPNGFKSFQYLDQGVTMPKNLASLLLYVYCMWVVVSQPCPTYTALSVDSLNPEEYLGRWYFSAAVSGREEELQWFRMMDSSVFTMQKTAVPQTLLLNGDIRIGNNCIRSSMTYKVLSGRNDVELEGRPQRKTFFWGGAQHNDSDYIIVQETEPAPAALDVYMLYGRKKVLPDDVIKDFQEILACQGMTAFFRLPQTQELCS is encoded by the exons ATGATGACACACTTACCCACCAGAACTCCAAACGGCTTCAAGTCCTTCCAGTATCTGGACCAGGGTGTAACCATGCCGAAAAATCTGGCCTCGCTCCTGCTCTACGTCTACTGTATGTGGGTCGTGGTCTCCCAGCCCTGCCCAACCTACACCGCCTTGTCCGTAGACAGCCTCAACCCAGAGGAg taCCTTGGGAGGTGGTATTTCTCCGCAGctgtgagtgggagggaggaggagctccaATGGTTCAGGATGATGGACAGCAGCGTGTTCACCATGCAGAAAACCGCTGTCCCCCAAACCTTACTGCTGAACGGGGACATTCGCat TGGAAACAACTGTATAAGATCTTCGATGACCTACAAAGTCCTCTCAGGCAGAAATGACGTGGAGCTAGAAG gacggCCCCAGCGTAAGACGTTCTTCTGGGGTGGAGCGCAGCACAACGACTCAGACTACATCATCGTGCAGGAAACGGAGCCTGCACCGGCCGCGCTCGACGTATACATGCTCTATG GTAGAAAGAAAGTCCTACCTGACGACGTGATTAAAGATTTCCAGGAGATATTGGCATGTCAGGGAATGACGGCGTTCTTCAGACTTCCTCAGACCCAAG AGCTGTGCAGCTAA
- the LOC132468354 gene encoding apolipoprotein M-like, with product MMTHLPTRTPNGFKSFQYLDQGVTMPKNLASLLLYVYSMWVVVSQPCPTYTALSADSLNLEEYLGRWYFSAAVSGREEELQWFRTTDSSVYTMQTTAVPQTILLNGDIRIGNNCMRSSMTYKVLLGRNNVQLEGRPQRQAFFWGGAQHNDSDYIIMQETEPAPDAFDIYMLYGRKKVLPDDVIKDFQEILACQGMTAFFRLPQTQELCS from the exons ATGATGACACACTTACCCACCAGAACTCCAAACGGCTTCAAGTCCTTCCAGTATCTGGACCAGGGTGTAACCATGCCGAAAAATCTGGCCTCGCTCCTGCTCTACGTCTACAGTATGTGGGTCGTGGTCTCCCAGCCCTGCCCAACCTACACCGCCTTGTCCGCAGACAGCCTCAACCTAGAGGAG taCCTTGGGAGGTGGTATTTCTCCGCAGctgtgagtgggagggaggaggagctccaATGGTTCAGGACGACGGACAGCAGCGTGTACACCATGCAGACAACCGCTGTCCCCCAAACCATACTGCTGAACGGGGACATTCGCat TGGAAACAACTGTATGAGATCTTCGATGACCTACAAAGTCCTCTTAGGCAGAAATAACGTGCAGCTAGAAG gacggCCCCAGCGTCAGGCGTTCTTCTGGGGTGGAGCGCAGCACAACGACTCAGACTACATCATCATGCAGGAAACGGAGCCTGCACCGGACGCGTTCGACATATACATGCTCTATG GTAGAAAGAAAGTCCTACCTGACGACGTGATTAAAGATTTCCAGGAGATATTGGCATGTCAGGGAATGACGGCGTTCTTCAGACTTCCTCAGACCCAAG AGCTGTGCAGCTAA
- the LOC132468352 gene encoding apolipoprotein M-like, translating to MMTHLPTRTPNGFKSFQYLDQGVTMPKNLASLLLYVYSMWVVVSQPCPTYTALSADSLNPEEYRGRWYFSAAVSGREEELQWFRMMDSSVYTMQTTAVPQTILLNVDIRIGNNCMRSSMTYKVLSGRNDVQLEGRPQRQTFFWGGAQHNDSDYIIVQETEPAPAALDVYTLFGRKKVLPDDVIKDFQEILACQGMTAFFRLPQTQELCS from the exons ATGATGACACACTTACCCACCAGAACTCCAAACGGCTTCAAGTCCTTCCAGTATCTGGACCAGGGTGTAACCATGCCGAAAAATCTGGCCTCGCTCCTGCTCTACGTCTACAGTATGTGGGTCGTGGTCTCCCAGCCCTGCCCAACCTACACCGCCTTGTCCGCAGACAGCCTCAACCCAGAGGAG taccGTGGGAGGTGGTATTTCTCCGCAGctgtgagtgggagggaggaggagctccaATGGTTCAGGATGATGGACAGCAGCGTGTACACCATGCAGACAACCGCTGTCCCCCAAACCATACTGCTGAACGTTGACATTCGCat TGGAAACAACTGCATGAGATCTTCGATGACCTACAAAGTCCTCTCAGGCAGAAATGACGTGCAGCTAGAAG gacggCCCCAGCGTCAGACGTTCTTCTGGGGTGGAGCGCAGCACAACGACTCAGACTACATCATCGTGCAGGAAACGGAGCCTGCACCGGCCGCGCTCGACGTATACACGCTCTTCG GTAGAAAGAAAGTCCTACCTGACGACGTGATTAAAGATTTCCAGGAGATATTGGCATGTCAGGGAATGACGGCGTTCTTCAGACTTCCTCAGACCCAAG AGCTGTGCAGCTAA
- the glrx3 gene encoding glutaredoxin 3, protein MAQLQQVTSQSQFDELLKKAGRCLTVVHFQAPWAPQCAMMNDVMSELSKEHTTSSFVTLEAEEVPEVSEKYEISSVPTILFFKGGEKVDRLDGAHAPELSKKVQRLAVSGGPATGEVAPRRDLNERLKELTSAAPCMLFMKGSPQEPRCGFSRTIVGLLKEHSIQFSSFDILSDDEVRQGLKTYSNWPTYPQLYANGELVGGVDIVKELAESGELQNTCPKSLSLEDRLKAVINRGPVMLFMKGNKQEARCGFSRQILELLNGAGVEYDTFDILSDEEVRQGLKTFSNWPTYPQLYAKGELVGGVDIVRELSESGELEAVLRGDS, encoded by the coding sequence ATGGCGCAACTACAACAAGTCACATCTCAGTCTCAGTTTGATGAGTTATTAAAGAAAGCCGGACGATGTCTGACAGTCGTCCACTTCCAGGCGCCATGGGCCCCGCAGTGCGCCATGATGAACGACGTCATGTCGGAGCTCAGCAAGGAGCACACTACCTCCTCCTTCGTCAcgctggaggcggaggaggttcCGGAGGTGTCAGAGAAATATGAAATCTCCTCCGTTCCGACCATTCTGTTCTtcaagggaggagagaaggtagACCGTCTGGACGGAGCCCATGCCCCCGAGCTGAGCAAGAAGGTGCAGCGGCTAGCGGTGTCCGGCGGCCCGGCAACGGGAGAGGTAGCCCCCCGGCGGGATCTGAATGAGCGCCTGAAGGAGCTGACCAGCGCGGCGCCGTGCATGCTCTTCATGAAGGGCTCTCCCCAGGAACCCCGCTGCGGCTTCAGCCGGACCATAGTCGGCCTGCTTAAGGAGCACAGCATCCAGTTCAGCAGCTTCGACATCCTGTCAGACGATGAGGTGCGTCAGGGGCTGAAGACCTACTCCAACTGGCCCACCTACCCCCAGCTATACGCTAACGGAGAGCTGGTGGGGGGAGTAGACATTGTCAAGGAGCTGGCAGAATCCGGGGAGCTGCAGAACACGTGTCCCAAGTCCCTCAGCCTGGAGGATCGGCTGAAGGCGGTGATCAACCGTGGCCCCGTGATGCTCTTCATGAAGGGGAACAAGCAGGAGGCGCGCTGTGGCTTCAGCCGACAGATCCTGGAGCTCCTCAACGGCGCGGGTGTGGAGTACGACACCTTTGACATCCTGTCAGACGAGGAGGTGCGTCAGGGGCTGAAGACCTTCTCCAACTGGCCCACCTACCCCCAGCTCTATGCCAAGGgggagctggtggggggggttgacaTCGTCAGGGAGTTGTCGGAGTCTGGGGAGCTGGAGGCCGTGCTGCGCGGAGACTCCTGA